One genomic segment of Mycolicibacterium chubuense NBB4 includes these proteins:
- a CDS encoding ATP-dependent helicase, translating into MPATTDPLSRFSSLTREWFAGTFVEPTPAQAQAWTAIANGDNTLVIAPTGSGKTLAAFLWAIDGLARVPRTEPRTRVLYVSPLKALAVDVERNLRTPLTGISRIAERTGVEPPKISVGVRSGDTTPSKRRELLTKPPDILITTPESLFLMLTSAARETLTGVDTVIVDEVHAVAGTKRGTHLAVSLERLDALLERPAQRIGLSATVRPPEEVARFLSGSAPTTIVAPPAAKTFDLTVQVPVPDMANLENNSIWPDVEERIVDLIEAHNSSIVFANSRRLAERLTARINEIHAERAGVELGGANPGVAGGAPAHLMGSGQTFGAEPLLARAHHGSVSKEARAEVEDALKSGRLKAVVATSSLELGIDMGSVDLVIQVETPPSVASGLQRIGRAGHQVGEISQGVLFPKHRTDLIGCAVSVQRMLGGQIETMKVPANPLDVLAQHTVAACALEPINADAWFDTVRRSAPFATLPRSAFEATLDLLSGKYPSTEFAELRPRIVYDRDAGTLTARPGAQRLAVTSGGAIPDRGMFTVYLASSADSEKPSRVGELDEEMVYESRPSDVISLGATSWRITEITHDRVLVIPAPGEPARLPFWRGDGVGRPAELGAAIGAFNGELARLDRAAFEARCRQVGFDAFATDNLWQLIDEQRAATTAVPSDTTLVVERFRDELGDWRVILHSPYGLRVHGPLALAVGKRLYERFGIDEKPTASDDGIIVRLPDTDDTAPGADIFVFEPDEIEPLVTTEVSSSALFASRFRECAARALLLPRRHPGKRSPLWHQRQRAAQLLDVARNYPDFPVVLEAVRECLQDVYDVPMLTELMARIAQRRVRLLEVETPTPSPFAASLLFGYVGAFMYEGDSPLAERRAAALALDPTLLAELLGRVELRELLDADVVATTTRQLQHLSPERLARDAEGVADLLRLLGPMTAEEVAARSSADDVGGWLEGLLSARRVLTVSYAGRTWWTAIEDIGRLRDGVGVAVPVGVPMAFLEPVVDPLGELLSRYARTRGPFTTADAATRFGLGLRVAADVLGRLAADRKLVRGEFTDAPTDSGDQWCDAEVLRILRRRSLAALRAQIEPVSTAALGRFLPAWQMLGSDSVSGVDGLAAVIDQLAGVPMPASAVEPLIFGQRVRDYQPGMLDELLASGEVVWSGAGSLSAADGWVAFHPADTAPLSLIPPGELDLTDVHHAILGALSGGGAYFFRQISVDGVSTEALKEALWQLIWAGYVGGDTFAPVRALLAGTRGPGPRRAATPSHRHRRAPRLSRYSMTSAGLSAHRDSDPTVAGRWSALPTAEVDTTVRASFQADQLLARHGVLTKGAVATENTRGNIPGGFASMYKVLTTMEDAGRCQRGYFVESLGGAQFATASTVDRLRTHADSIDDKQQSFRALALAATDPANPYGAALPWPTRDGETDSAHRPGRKAGALVVLVDGELAWFVERGGRSLLSFTGDTETHNAAAAALAELVTRQRVPALLVERVDGVPVLEQRDSVVAESLVQAGFSRTPRGLRMR; encoded by the coding sequence GTGCCCGCGACGACCGATCCGCTGTCCCGCTTCAGTTCACTGACGCGGGAGTGGTTTGCCGGCACTTTCGTCGAGCCCACCCCGGCGCAGGCCCAGGCCTGGACCGCCATCGCCAACGGCGACAATACGCTGGTCATCGCGCCCACCGGGTCGGGCAAGACGCTCGCGGCGTTTCTGTGGGCGATCGACGGCCTGGCCCGGGTCCCGCGGACCGAGCCGCGCACCCGCGTGCTGTACGTCTCCCCGCTCAAGGCGCTGGCCGTCGACGTCGAACGCAACCTGCGCACACCGCTGACCGGCATCTCGCGCATCGCCGAACGCACCGGCGTGGAGCCGCCCAAGATCAGCGTCGGCGTGCGGTCCGGCGACACCACGCCGAGCAAGCGCCGCGAGCTGCTCACCAAACCGCCGGACATCCTGATCACCACGCCCGAGTCGCTGTTCCTGATGCTGACCTCCGCGGCGCGCGAGACGCTGACCGGTGTCGACACGGTGATCGTCGACGAGGTGCACGCGGTGGCGGGCACCAAGCGCGGCACGCACCTCGCGGTGTCGTTGGAGCGTCTCGACGCCCTGCTCGAGCGGCCCGCGCAGCGCATCGGGCTGTCGGCGACGGTGCGCCCACCCGAGGAGGTCGCGCGTTTCCTGTCCGGCTCGGCACCCACCACCATCGTCGCCCCGCCGGCCGCCAAGACATTCGACCTCACCGTGCAGGTTCCGGTGCCGGACATGGCGAACCTGGAGAACAACTCGATCTGGCCCGACGTCGAGGAGCGCATCGTCGACCTGATCGAGGCGCACAACTCCTCGATCGTGTTCGCGAATTCGCGGCGGCTTGCCGAGCGACTGACCGCCCGCATCAACGAGATTCACGCCGAACGCGCCGGCGTCGAGCTGGGTGGCGCCAACCCGGGCGTGGCCGGCGGCGCGCCCGCGCACCTGATGGGCAGCGGCCAGACCTTCGGCGCCGAGCCGCTGCTCGCCCGCGCGCATCACGGCTCGGTCAGCAAGGAAGCCCGCGCCGAGGTCGAGGACGCTTTGAAGAGCGGACGCCTGAAGGCGGTCGTGGCGACTTCGAGCCTCGAGCTCGGAATCGACATGGGCTCAGTCGATCTGGTGATCCAGGTCGAGACGCCACCGTCGGTGGCCAGCGGGCTGCAGCGCATCGGCCGGGCCGGCCATCAGGTGGGCGAGATCAGCCAGGGGGTGCTGTTCCCGAAGCACCGCACCGATCTGATCGGGTGCGCGGTCAGTGTGCAGCGGATGCTGGGCGGCCAGATCGAGACCATGAAGGTGCCGGCCAACCCGCTCGACGTGCTGGCGCAGCACACGGTCGCAGCCTGCGCGCTGGAGCCGATCAACGCCGACGCGTGGTTCGACACCGTGCGCCGCAGCGCGCCGTTCGCGACGTTGCCGCGCAGCGCGTTCGAGGCGACGCTGGACCTGCTGTCGGGCAAGTATCCCTCGACGGAGTTCGCCGAGCTGCGGCCCCGCATCGTCTACGACCGCGACGCGGGCACGCTGACCGCGCGTCCCGGCGCGCAGCGGCTGGCCGTCACCTCCGGCGGCGCGATACCCGACCGCGGCATGTTCACGGTGTACCTGGCCTCCAGCGCTGACTCCGAAAAGCCTTCGCGGGTCGGCGAACTCGACGAGGAGATGGTCTACGAATCCCGGCCCAGCGACGTGATCTCCCTGGGTGCGACGAGCTGGCGGATCACCGAGATCACCCACGACCGGGTGCTCGTGATCCCCGCACCGGGCGAACCGGCCCGGCTGCCGTTCTGGCGCGGCGACGGGGTGGGCCGCCCCGCCGAGCTGGGCGCGGCGATCGGCGCGTTCAACGGCGAGTTGGCGCGCCTGGATCGCGCGGCGTTCGAGGCGCGGTGCCGGCAGGTCGGATTCGACGCGTTCGCGACCGACAACCTGTGGCAGCTGATCGACGAACAGCGCGCGGCGACGACGGCGGTGCCGTCGGACACGACCCTGGTGGTGGAGCGCTTCCGCGACGAACTCGGCGACTGGCGGGTGATCCTGCACTCGCCCTACGGCCTGCGGGTGCACGGGCCGCTGGCGCTGGCGGTCGGCAAGCGGCTCTACGAACGGTTCGGTATCGACGAGAAGCCCACCGCCTCCGACGACGGCATCATCGTGCGGCTCCCCGACACCGACGACACCGCCCCCGGCGCCGACATCTTCGTGTTCGAGCCCGACGAGATCGAACCGCTGGTGACGACGGAGGTCAGTTCGTCGGCGCTGTTCGCGTCGCGGTTCCGGGAGTGCGCCGCCCGGGCGCTGCTGCTGCCGCGCCGGCATCCGGGTAAGCGCTCACCGCTGTGGCATCAGCGCCAGCGCGCCGCGCAACTTCTGGACGTGGCGCGCAATTACCCCGACTTCCCGGTCGTGCTCGAAGCGGTGCGCGAGTGTCTGCAGGACGTCTACGACGTGCCGATGCTGACCGAGCTGATGGCCCGCATCGCTCAGCGCCGGGTGCGGCTGCTCGAGGTGGAGACCCCGACCCCGTCGCCGTTCGCGGCGTCGCTGCTGTTCGGCTACGTCGGCGCGTTCATGTACGAGGGCGACAGTCCGCTGGCCGAAAGACGCGCCGCGGCACTGGCATTGGACCCCACGCTGCTGGCGGAGCTGCTGGGCCGCGTCGAGTTGCGGGAACTGCTCGACGCCGACGTCGTCGCCACCACCACGCGGCAGTTGCAGCACCTGTCCCCCGAGCGGCTGGCCCGCGACGCCGAAGGGGTGGCCGACCTGCTGCGGCTGCTGGGCCCGATGACCGCCGAGGAAGTGGCTGCGCGGTCATCCGCCGACGACGTCGGCGGATGGCTGGAGGGGCTGCTGAGCGCGCGCCGGGTGCTGACGGTGTCCTATGCCGGGCGGACGTGGTGGACCGCGATCGAGGACATCGGCAGGTTGCGCGACGGCGTCGGGGTGGCGGTCCCGGTCGGCGTGCCGATGGCGTTCCTAGAGCCGGTCGTCGACCCGCTGGGTGAACTCCTGTCGCGGTATGCGCGCACCCGCGGTCCGTTCACCACGGCCGATGCGGCGACGCGCTTCGGCCTGGGTCTGCGGGTGGCCGCCGACGTGCTCGGCCGCTTGGCCGCCGACCGGAAGCTGGTGCGCGGGGAGTTCACCGACGCGCCAACCGATTCCGGTGACCAGTGGTGCGACGCCGAGGTGCTGCGCATCCTGCGCCGGCGGTCGCTGGCGGCGCTGCGGGCGCAGATCGAACCCGTCAGCACCGCGGCGCTGGGGCGGTTCCTGCCGGCGTGGCAGATGCTGGGCAGCGACAGCGTGTCCGGTGTGGACGGCCTGGCCGCGGTCATCGACCAGCTCGCCGGGGTGCCGATGCCGGCGTCGGCGGTCGAGCCGCTGATCTTCGGGCAGCGGGTGCGCGACTACCAGCCCGGGATGCTCGACGAGTTGCTGGCCTCCGGTGAGGTGGTGTGGTCGGGCGCCGGTTCGCTCTCGGCGGCCGACGGCTGGGTCGCGTTCCACCCTGCCGACACCGCGCCGCTGTCGCTGATCCCGCCCGGCGAACTGGACCTCACTGACGTGCACCACGCGATCCTGGGGGCGCTGAGCGGCGGCGGGGCGTATTTCTTCCGGCAGATCTCGGTCGACGGCGTCAGCACGGAGGCGCTGAAAGAGGCGCTGTGGCAACTGATCTGGGCCGGATACGTGGGCGGGGACACGTTCGCCCCGGTGCGCGCGCTGCTGGCCGGCACGCGCGGGCCGGGTCCGCGCCGGGCGGCGACACCGTCGCACCGGCACCGGCGGGCCCCGCGGCTGAGCCGCTACAGCATGACCAGCGCGGGCCTGAGCGCTCACCGCGACTCCGACCCGACCGTCGCCGGCCGGTGGTCGGCGCTGCCGACGGCCGAGGTGGACACCACGGTGCGGGCGTCGTTCCAGGCCGACCAGCTGCTGGCCCGCCACGGCGTGCTCACCAAGGGCGCGGTGGCCACCGAGAACACCCGCGGCAACATTCCGGGTGGTTTCGCGTCGATGTACAAGGTGCTGACGACGATGGAGGACGCGGGGCGTTGTCAGCGCGGCTATTTCGTTGAGTCGCTCGGTGGTGCGCAGTTCGCGACGGCCAGCACGGTCGACAGGCTGCGCACCCACGCCGACAGCATCGACGACAAGCAGCAGAGCTTCCGTGCACTCGCGCTGGCGGCCACCGACCCGGCGAATCCGTACGGCGCCGCGCTGCCGTGGCCGACGCGTGACGGCGAGACCGACTCGGCGCACCGGCCCGGCCGCAAAGCCGGCGCGCTGGTGGTGCTGGTCGACGGTGAACTGGCCTGGTTCGTCGAGCGGGGCGGCCGCTCGCTGCTGAGCTTCACCGGCGACACCGAGACGCACAACGCCGCCGCGGCCGCGCTGGCCGAACTGGTCACCCGCCAACGGGTCCCGGCGCTGCTCGTCGAGCGCGTCGACGGGGTGCCGGTGCTGGAGCAGCGGGACTCGGTGGTGGCCGAGTCGCTGGTGCAGGCCGGGTTCTCCAGAACACCGCGCGGGCTGCGGATGCGCTGA
- a CDS encoding AAA family ATPase: MVAGDWQPYIPAATIGRPRIVHGVVRRPEVLERLRVAGAGDLVTVTAPAGYGKTTAAALWDEADPRPFAWLRVDHLDNDASHLLVHVVAALDQLRDGDSDELRYMRGAGRDPLTHLLPAAIRALDAAGPLVVVVDDAHALTRPETITALRALIDAAPATTTVAVLGRFLLPLDIARRRLHRTVVELGPNELRFSRHEAAATVESLAARSDDPTVSAVLDLTEGWAAGVTLAAMALRDGVALDDITGRHDSVVDYLVEEALYGLDEDTVTFLVESAVFDRFTAQQLDTVLGRGDSAHLLEKLSSSGNLFLIPLDHHRGWYRYHRLFGDVLRGRLRTAAPGRYRSLLCRAADQLENDGDIDGALIKVLEAGDRARAARLVGREAVRLGFDGRVGVLARRLSLLDSRVFAEHPDAAVARAWLGVTTGDAELIQRSLMLAQQADRGQRLSDGTPSVAVAAALISSLVGIDGVHDVIRHADVVRAAGDYLVNPWWGAATVMKGAAEAMLGYVSRARVLLESALPVTEDLPGFQAAALAHLALIDLGAGDDEGAIQCSEAARTLVDKYDLCDVVPVVVVYAVSAVMSARTGDGDGAREAIGVTEKLLDRLGHLAARTALLGHGLLAWTAAVLQDSRLLSKHLDAAERARRREPDAVALSQRIDRVRAMAAGGSRPLTAAELRLLPYLATHLSLQRIAQELVIGRETAKSQATSIYRKLGVSSRGEAVSEARRVGLIAE; this comes from the coding sequence GTGGTCGCGGGGGATTGGCAGCCCTACATTCCGGCCGCCACGATCGGGCGGCCGCGGATCGTGCACGGCGTCGTGCGCAGGCCGGAGGTCCTCGAACGCCTGCGGGTCGCCGGTGCCGGCGACCTGGTGACCGTCACCGCCCCCGCCGGCTACGGCAAGACCACGGCCGCAGCCCTCTGGGACGAGGCCGACCCGCGACCGTTCGCCTGGCTCCGGGTGGATCACCTGGACAACGACGCCTCTCACCTGCTGGTCCACGTCGTCGCAGCGCTCGATCAGCTCCGGGACGGCGACAGCGACGAGCTCCGGTACATGCGCGGAGCCGGCCGGGACCCGCTCACGCACCTGCTGCCGGCGGCGATCCGGGCGCTCGACGCGGCCGGACCGCTGGTCGTCGTGGTCGACGACGCCCACGCCCTGACCCGGCCCGAGACCATCACCGCGCTGCGCGCGCTCATCGACGCGGCCCCGGCGACCACGACGGTCGCCGTCCTCGGCCGCTTCCTGCTGCCGCTCGACATCGCCCGCCGCCGGCTGCACCGCACGGTCGTCGAGCTCGGCCCGAACGAACTGCGCTTCTCCAGGCACGAAGCGGCCGCGACCGTGGAGTCGCTGGCTGCGCGCAGCGACGACCCGACCGTGTCGGCGGTCCTGGACCTCACCGAGGGCTGGGCGGCGGGCGTGACCCTGGCGGCGATGGCCCTGCGGGACGGCGTCGCGCTCGACGACATCACCGGCCGGCACGACTCCGTCGTCGACTATCTGGTGGAGGAGGCGCTCTACGGCCTCGACGAGGACACGGTCACCTTCCTGGTGGAGTCGGCCGTCTTCGATCGTTTCACCGCCCAGCAGCTCGACACGGTGCTGGGACGCGGCGACTCGGCGCACCTGCTGGAAAAGCTGTCGAGCTCCGGCAACCTGTTCCTGATCCCCCTCGACCACCACCGCGGATGGTACCGGTACCACCGGCTGTTCGGCGACGTGCTGCGCGGCCGGCTGCGCACCGCAGCCCCCGGCAGATACCGCAGCCTGCTGTGCCGCGCGGCCGACCAGCTGGAGAACGACGGTGACATCGACGGCGCGCTGATCAAGGTGCTGGAAGCCGGCGACCGGGCCCGCGCGGCCCGGCTCGTGGGGCGCGAAGCCGTCCGGCTGGGTTTCGACGGACGTGTCGGAGTGCTGGCGCGGCGGCTGTCGCTGCTGGACTCGCGCGTGTTCGCCGAGCATCCGGATGCCGCGGTCGCCCGCGCGTGGCTGGGGGTGACGACCGGCGACGCGGAGCTCATCCAGCGCTCGCTGATGCTGGCACAGCAGGCCGACCGCGGACAGCGCCTGTCGGACGGCACCCCGTCGGTGGCCGTCGCCGCGGCGCTGATCAGTTCTCTGGTCGGGATCGACGGTGTGCACGACGTGATCCGCCACGCCGACGTCGTCCGCGCCGCCGGGGACTACCTCGTCAACCCGTGGTGGGGCGCGGCGACCGTGATGAAGGGCGCAGCCGAAGCCATGCTCGGCTATGTCTCGCGGGCCCGCGTGCTGTTGGAGTCGGCGCTGCCGGTCACCGAGGACCTGCCGGGGTTCCAGGCCGCTGCGCTGGCGCACCTGGCGCTGATCGATCTCGGCGCCGGCGACGACGAGGGGGCGATTCAGTGCAGTGAGGCCGCGCGGACGCTCGTCGACAAGTACGACCTGTGCGACGTCGTCCCGGTCGTGGTCGTCTACGCCGTGAGCGCGGTCATGTCGGCGCGCACCGGGGACGGCGACGGGGCCAGAGAGGCGATCGGCGTCACCGAGAAGCTGCTGGACCGCCTCGGTCATCTCGCGGCGCGCACCGCCCTGCTGGGCCACGGCCTGCTGGCGTGGACCGCTGCGGTGCTTCAGGATTCGCGGCTGCTGAGCAAACACCTCGATGCGGCCGAACGAGCCCGCCGCCGTGAGCCCGACGCGGTGGCGCTGTCTCAGCGCATCGATCGCGTGCGGGCCATGGCCGCCGGGGGGAGCAGGCCGCTGACCGCCGCCGAGTTGCGGTTGCTGCCGTATCTGGCCACCCATCTGTCGCTGCAGAGAATCGCGCAGGAATTGGTGATCGGCCGCGAGACCGCCAAGAGCCAGGCGACGTCGATCTACCGCAAGCTGGGGGTGTCGTCGCGCGGGGAAGCGGTCAGCGAGGCGAGGCGGGTCGGCCTGATCGCGGAGTGA
- a CDS encoding nuclear transport factor 2 family protein, translating to MEAVRRYVDAFNRADASAMTDECADPMQILDGMAPHVWQGESATEQWWRDVQAESAHLGVGNYRILLDEPRHADVHGESAYLVYPASMSFDKDGTRHTQAGSVFTVALRRVAGRWRLAAWSWAKGH from the coding sequence ATGGAGGCAGTCCGGCGGTACGTCGATGCCTTCAACCGAGCAGATGCGTCAGCAATGACCGATGAATGCGCCGATCCCATGCAGATTCTCGACGGGATGGCACCGCATGTGTGGCAAGGTGAGTCGGCCACCGAGCAGTGGTGGCGCGACGTCCAGGCCGAGAGTGCGCATCTCGGCGTGGGCAACTACCGCATACTTCTCGACGAGCCCCGCCACGCCGACGTGCACGGTGAATCCGCGTACCTGGTGTACCCGGCGTCGATGAGTTTTGACAAAGACGGGACACGCCATACCCAGGCGGGTTCGGTCTTCACCGTTGCGCTGCGACGGGTGGCCGGGCGATGGCGACTCGCAGCGTGGAGTTGGGCCAAGGGACACTGA